A window of Clostridium botulinum BKT015925 contains these coding sequences:
- a CDS encoding ABC transporter ATP-binding protein has protein sequence MNEKLNAYGVKLVNIHKKYGKHEVLKNFNIIFEKNTINVILGPSGCGKTTLLNIISGIEKQNSGEVLLSGDKVSYIFQEDRLIPWLNVYDNIAFILKSTINKNHIDNTIMKYLQLVRLEEHKYKFPSELSGGMKRRVAIARALAYKSEILLMDEPFKGLDSELKKDIIGEFLKIWKDNKKTVILVTHDEEEAMFITDRIYYLRENKIYK, from the coding sequence ATGAATGAAAAATTAAATGCTTATGGGGTTAAATTGGTAAATATACATAAGAAGTATGGAAAGCATGAAGTTTTAAAAAATTTTAATATTATATTTGAGAAAAATACTATAAATGTAATTTTAGGACCTTCAGGATGTGGAAAAACTACTTTATTAAATATCATAAGTGGAATAGAAAAACAAAATAGTGGAGAAGTGTTATTAAGTGGAGATAAAGTTTCGTATATATTTCAAGAAGACAGACTTATTCCGTGGTTAAATGTTTATGATAATATAGCTTTTATATTAAAATCTACTATAAATAAAAATCATATAGATAATACTATTATGAAGTACTTACAATTAGTTAGATTGGAGGAACATAAATACAAGTTTCCGAGTGAACTAAGTGGTGGAATGAAAAGAAGAGTAGCTATTGCAAGAGCTTTAGCTTATAAAAGTGAAATATTGTTAATGGATGAGCCTTTTAAAGGATTAGATTCTGAACTTAAAAAAGATATAATAGGAGAGTTTTTAAAAATATGGAAAGATAATAAAAAGACTGTCATATTAGTTACTCATGATGAAGAAGAAGCCATGTTTATAACAGATAGAATATATTATTTAAGAGAGAATAAAATTTACAAATAA
- a CDS encoding flavodoxin, with protein sequence MKELVVVYWSGTGNTESMANALAEGAKIDDVNVRLMNVSEAKVEDIEKADAIALGCPSMGAEQLEEAEMEPFVDSISSAVKGKKLVLFGSYGWGNGEWMEEWEERMTGYGANIVDDCLIINNTPDDEGLEKCKELGETLAKA encoded by the coding sequence ATGAAAGAATTAGTTGTTGTTTATTGGAGTGGAACTGGGAATACGGAGTCAATGGCAAATGCCTTAGCAGAAGGAGCAAAGATTGATGATGTAAATGTTAGATTAATGAATGTAAGTGAAGCAAAGGTTGAAGATATAGAAAAAGCTGATGCTATTGCACTTGGTTGTCCATCTATGGGAGCAGAACAATTAGAAGAAGCAGAAATGGAACCATTTGTAGATTCAATTTCATCAGCCGTTAAAGGTAAAAAACTTGTGTTATTCGGATCTTATGGATGGGGCAATGGAGAATGGATGGAAGAATGGGAAGAAAGAATGACAGGATATGGAGCAAACATAGTAGACGATTGCTTAATAATAAATAATACTCCTGATGATGAAGGACTAGAAAAATGCAAAGAGCTAGGAGAAACATTAGCAAAAGCATAA
- a CDS encoding ABC transporter substrate-binding protein — MKNKLKSILILLVTFVSVFFVGCSNSNVGNNKDNIKVKEKIRIATLKGPTGMGMVKLMEENKNDYDISLFDSPDQIVSKIVNGEFDAAAIPSNLSAILYNKMKGNIQLAAVNTLGVLYVVQNGNTIKNIKDLKGKKIYSSGKGATPEFILNYILNQNGLNPSKDVDIEYNMQHADLAASIVSNKVKVAVLPEPFITIIKMKNKNINVSINLTNEWEKVSKDHNKLVMGTIIFRKDYIEKNKKNVDEFLNKYKESIEFTNKNKEQASKLIEKYQIVPKSKIAELAIPKCNIVFIDSQNAKKDLKEFYKVLLKNNPKSIGGKIPDEGFYYESK; from the coding sequence ATGAAAAATAAATTAAAATCAATACTTATATTACTAGTTACTTTTGTAAGTGTTTTTTTTGTAGGTTGTTCTAATAGCAATGTTGGAAATAATAAAGATAACATAAAGGTTAAAGAGAAGATAAGGATAGCTACATTAAAAGGACCTACTGGCATGGGGATGGTCAAGCTGATGGAAGAAAATAAAAATGATTATGATATTTCTTTATTTGATTCACCAGATCAAATAGTATCTAAAATTGTAAATGGTGAATTTGATGCAGCGGCTATACCATCTAATTTATCCGCCATATTATATAATAAAATGAAAGGAAATATACAGTTAGCTGCAGTAAATACATTAGGCGTTTTATATGTTGTTCAAAATGGAAATACAATAAAAAATATAAAAGACTTAAAAGGCAAAAAAATATATTCAAGTGGTAAAGGAGCTACACCTGAATTTATATTAAATTATATACTTAATCAAAATGGATTAAACCCTAGTAAAGATGTAGATATAGAATATAACATGCAGCATGCTGATTTGGCAGCATCTATAGTTTCTAATAAAGTTAAAGTAGCCGTCTTACCTGAACCATTTATTACTATAATAAAAATGAAAAATAAGAATATTAATGTTTCAATTAATTTAACAAATGAATGGGAAAAAGTATCAAAAGATCATAACAAATTAGTAATGGGTACTATAATATTCAGAAAAGATTATATTGAAAAGAATAAAAAGAATGTAGATGAATTTTTAAATAAATACAAAGAGTCTATTGAATTTACAAACAAAAATAAAGAACAAGCATCAAAGCTTATAGAGAAGTATCAAATTGTACCCAAGTCAAAAATTGCAGAATTAGCAATTCCAAAGTGTAACATAGTATTTATTGATTCACAAAATGCTAAAAAAGATTTAAAAGAGTTTTATAAGGTATTATTAAAAAACAATCCAAAATCAATTGGGGGTAAAATACCAGATGAAGGGTTTTATTACGAAAGCAAGTAA
- a CDS encoding chemotaxis protein has product MDNGILLKSGTGELEILEFVINNKHYAINVIKVKEVVEVDNLTELPDAHPAIAGLILCRNEIITLIDLKYILDGKKSPKNKSKVIICEFNQIKVAFNIDDIVAVHRIKWESIVKPDDMSTSSLVTGNILLNKEIILLLDFEKIVTDINPSAGISEEKVINVEYKDRSNIKIMLADDSALIRKLLKDTLTKAGFKNLRVFNDGKQSLNYLYDLAKSKKEKFTDDVHLLITDIEMPQMDGHTLTRKIKEHPILHKLPVIIFSSLITDELKHKGKEVGADEQLSKPEIGELVKCIDKYIDKLV; this is encoded by the coding sequence ATGGATAATGGAATATTGCTCAAATCAGGAACAGGGGAACTAGAAATATTAGAATTTGTTATAAATAATAAGCACTATGCAATAAATGTTATAAAAGTAAAAGAAGTTGTTGAAGTAGACAATCTTACAGAACTTCCAGATGCACATCCGGCAATTGCTGGATTGATTTTATGTAGAAATGAAATAATAACATTAATAGATCTAAAATATATTTTAGACGGAAAAAAAAGTCCTAAAAACAAAAGTAAGGTAATAATATGTGAATTTAATCAAATAAAAGTAGCATTTAATATAGATGATATTGTTGCAGTTCATCGTATTAAGTGGGAAAGTATAGTAAAACCAGATGATATGTCAACAAGCTCATTAGTAACAGGAAATATTCTTCTAAATAAAGAAATAATTTTATTACTAGACTTTGAAAAAATAGTTACAGATATAAATCCAAGTGCAGGTATTAGTGAAGAAAAAGTTATTAATGTAGAATATAAGGACAGATCAAATATTAAAATTATGTTAGCCGATGATTCAGCTTTAATAAGAAAGCTATTAAAAGATACATTAACTAAAGCTGGTTTTAAAAATTTAAGAGTTTTTAATGATGGAAAACAGTCATTAAATTATTTATATGATTTGGCTAAAAGCAAAAAGGAAAAATTCACAGATGATGTTCATCTATTAATTACTGATATAGAAATGCCACAAATGGATGGTCATACATTGACAAGAAAGATTAAAGAACATCCTATTTTACACAAGTTACCTGTTATAATATTCTCTTCTTTGATTACTGATGAATTGAAACATAAAGGAAAAGAAGTTGGTGCAGATGAACAACTTAGTAAACCAGAGATAGGTGAATTAGTTAAATGTATAGACAAATATATAGATAAATTAGTTTAA
- a CDS encoding ABC transporter permease, translating into MKGFITKASKKTLILIFWLLVWEIFSLFINNQILFPSPNRVLKSLYELILQEYFWRCIVNSIIRVILGLLISILLGMLLGIFSGLNRSLEEVLIPIITTIKAIPVMSIIIIALVWFKASNVSIFTTVLICLPIIYTNVIEGIKSSDIKLIHMAKVYKVKKRYLIREFYIPSIRNYAISGILMCLGLAWKVSVASEVLSTPKYSIGLNLLNSKTTLETEELFAWTIVVVMLSLLFELIFRCCVNKRNKF; encoded by the coding sequence ATGAAGGGTTTTATTACGAAAGCAAGTAAAAAAACATTAATATTAATATTTTGGTTATTAGTTTGGGAGATTTTCTCCCTTTTTATTAATAACCAAATTTTATTTCCATCTCCAAATAGGGTTTTAAAATCATTGTATGAATTGATTTTACAAGAATATTTTTGGAGATGCATAGTAAATAGTATTATAAGAGTTATATTAGGGCTTTTAATATCTATATTATTAGGAATGTTATTAGGAATATTTTCGGGATTAAATAGGAGTTTAGAGGAAGTCTTAATACCCATTATAACGACTATAAAGGCTATTCCTGTTATGTCTATAATAATAATTGCTCTTGTCTGGTTTAAAGCTAGTAATGTATCTATATTTACTACTGTACTTATTTGTTTGCCAATAATATATACTAATGTTATAGAAGGAATAAAATCTTCAGATATAAAGTTAATACATATGGCAAAAGTATATAAAGTTAAGAAAAGATATTTAATAAGGGAATTTTATATTCCATCAATAAGGAATTATGCGATTTCTGGTATATTAATGTGTTTAGGATTAGCATGGAAGGTATCAGTTGCATCTGAGGTTTTAAGTACTCCTAAATATTCTATAGGATTAAATCTCTTAAATTCAAAAACCACTTTAGAAACTGAAGAGCTTTTTGCATGGACAATAGTTGTTGTTATGTTAAGTTTATTGTTTGAATTGATATTTAGATGTTGTGTAAATAAAAGGAATAAATTTTAA
- a CDS encoding HMA2 domain-containing protein: MNSSILKFLLISLGINMLNNKHEKNNKLKDKLSSIPNFRGVLELKHCLPGRIRFYAPILKGNPELKEQVLQQVNRISAINNIDINTITGSLLINYKQEEIEPMLLIGVLLKLMNLENEIGKEPMPILKKEIVNLKDSINLAIYDKTQGVIDGKTIITLSLIILGVYTLRNKNKTNVALPGLNYIWWAYTSIKH, translated from the coding sequence ATGAATAGTAGTATATTAAAATTTTTATTGATTTCTTTAGGAATCAATATGTTAAATAACAAGCATGAAAAAAATAATAAATTAAAAGATAAATTAAGTAGTATACCCAATTTTAGAGGAGTATTAGAATTAAAACATTGCTTGCCAGGAAGAATTAGATTTTATGCCCCTATTTTAAAGGGTAATCCAGAGCTTAAGGAACAGGTTTTACAACAAGTAAATAGAATATCAGCTATAAATAATATAGATATAAACACTATAACAGGAAGTTTACTAATTAATTATAAACAAGAAGAAATAGAACCTATGCTTTTAATAGGGGTTTTATTAAAACTTATGAATTTAGAGAATGAAATAGGAAAGGAACCTATGCCTATATTAAAAAAAGAAATTGTAAATTTAAAAGATAGCATTAATTTAGCAATATATGATAAAACTCAAGGTGTTATTGATGGAAAAACAATTATAACATTATCATTAATTATTCTAGGAGTATATACGCTTAGAAATAAAAATAAAACGAATGTAGCGTTGCCTGGATTAAATTATATATGGTGGGCATACACAAGCATAAAACATTAA
- a CDS encoding HMA2 domain-containing protein, protein MFNIKLYIVKHLKKIKIIHSIPGRIRLKLPNIGNVPEEFRKYDDFIIKAVKILDGVNEISFNYVIGTALITYDTHKVYEKKILGWIEDIVDISVKNLKFIEKYAENNLDFVVETLEQELNDKVKKYK, encoded by the coding sequence GTGTTTAATATAAAACTTTATATAGTAAAGCATTTAAAGAAAATTAAGATTATACACAGTATACCAGGAAGAATAAGATTAAAGTTACCTAATATAGGAAATGTTCCGGAAGAGTTTAGAAAATATGATGATTTTATAATAAAAGCAGTTAAAATTTTAGATGGAGTAAATGAGATATCTTTTAACTATGTTATTGGTACTGCATTAATTACCTATGATACTCATAAAGTTTATGAAAAGAAGATTTTAGGATGGATAGAGGATATAGTAGATATTAGTGTTAAAAATTTAAAATTTATAGAAAAATATGCTGAAAACAATTTAGATTTTGTAGTTGAAACCTTAGAGCAAGAATTAAATGATAAGGTAAAAAAATATAAATAA
- a CDS encoding SAM-dependent methyltransferase: protein MGKFFLNKFLKDLFSETCEVQYWDGTIEKFGEGESKFKILINEHISEKDIIKDPFLTLGEAYMDNIIDFQGNIQEIIESIYKNKESFLHKASLFSKLYTVTRHSIKQNKKDIQYHYDLGNDFYSLWLDKTMSYSCAYFKNNNDSLYDAQRNKVSYILKKLNLNKGDTLLDIGCGWGELIIDAAKEYGVKATGITLSEEQVEKANQRIKENNLEDLVEIKLMDYRELIKEHKKFNRIVSVGMIEHVGRKNIPKFIEDVSKLLEDEGVSLLHCITAQIEGEANEWIKRHVFPGGYIPSIRELVYNMAENNLHLVDAESLRLHYSKTLEYWAKNFEDNLQEVKRMKDEKFIRMWRLYLNSCAASFHYGVIDIHQFLVTKGLNNKLPMTREYLYK, encoded by the coding sequence ATGGGTAAATTCTTTTTAAATAAATTTTTAAAAGATCTATTTTCAGAAACTTGTGAGGTTCAATATTGGGATGGGACTATAGAGAAGTTTGGTGAAGGTGAAAGTAAATTTAAAATATTAATAAATGAACATATATCAGAAAAAGATATTATTAAAGATCCATTTCTAACATTAGGCGAAGCTTATATGGATAATATAATTGATTTTCAAGGAAATATTCAAGAAATAATTGAATCTATATATAAAAACAAAGAAAGTTTTTTACATAAAGCTTCGCTATTTTCAAAACTATATACTGTAACTAGACATTCTATTAAGCAAAATAAAAAAGATATACAATATCATTATGATTTAGGTAATGATTTTTATAGTTTATGGTTAGATAAAACCATGAGTTATTCATGTGCTTATTTTAAAAACAATAATGATTCTTTATATGATGCTCAAAGAAATAAAGTAAGCTATATTTTAAAAAAGTTGAACTTAAATAAGGGAGACACACTTCTTGATATAGGTTGTGGATGGGGAGAACTTATAATAGATGCTGCTAAAGAATACGGTGTTAAAGCTACAGGAATAACTCTAAGTGAGGAACAAGTAGAAAAGGCCAACCAAAGAATAAAGGAAAATAATCTAGAGGATTTAGTAGAAATTAAATTAATGGATTATAGAGAACTAATAAAGGAACATAAGAAATTTAATAGAATAGTAAGTGTTGGAATGATAGAACACGTAGGAAGAAAAAATATACCTAAATTTATAGAGGATGTTAGTAAATTATTAGAAGATGAAGGAGTTAGTCTATTACATTGTATTACAGCTCAAATTGAAGGTGAGGCTAATGAGTGGATTAAAAGACACGTATTTCCTGGAGGATACATTCCATCAATAAGAGAGTTAGTATATAATATGGCTGAGAACAATCTACATTTAGTAGATGCAGAAAGTTTGAGACTTCATTATAGTAAAACTTTAGAATATTGGGCTAAAAATTTTGAGGATAATTTACAAGAAGTAAAAAGGATGAAGGATGAAAAATTTATTAGAATGTGGAGATTATATTTAAATTCTTGTGCTGCATCATTTCATTATGGTGTAATAGATATACATCAATTTTTAGTTACAAAAGGCTTAAATAATAAATTACCAATGACTAGAGAATATTTATATAAATAG